In a single window of the Elaeis guineensis isolate ETL-2024a chromosome 6, EG11, whole genome shotgun sequence genome:
- the LOC140858575 gene encoding uncharacterized protein, with protein sequence MLSTRRHWRCKWCNTEFKGGVTRLKQYLAGGYPDVSMCRKYPQEVRQLMKKHFADSKAAKESTKQKKIEVDRRAAEPPSYHSRESEEASAPDDEEAQIEAAIHASLTDQYQQEEMARYRDRFGPSCYESGSGSATSRGEFEFRRTTSVREPGGRGSRRNMSSLLGAFGSRRRSSRDIPAGASIQDLDPHALPSKDSKQQRIDSMLKKDKKKDMWRAIGSWFHFSHIPANAAANSYYRSAISAIEAAGQGVDPTGPKDIYGQLLDSNKEDLQRWIASYKNKWPTYGLTVMCDGWTGPTRRSIINFLTYCDGKIFFYKSIDASDKMHDATYILGLMKEVIDSVGEQHVVQIITDNGPQYKAAESC encoded by the coding sequence ggttgaagcagtatctagctggtggttatcctgatgtgtcgATGTGTCGGAAATATCCGCAAGAGgtccgacaattgatgaaaaaacactttgctgattcgaaagcagcgaaggaaagTACAAAGCAGAAAAAAATcgaagtagaccgtcgagctgcagagccaccttcttatcactctagagagtcagaggaggcttctgctccagatgatgaggaggcacagattgaggctgccattcatGCGAGCTTGACGGATCAGTACCAGCAGGAGGAGATGGCTCGGTACAGAGACCGATtcggaccatcatgctacgaatcaggatctggatcagcgactagtaggggagaattcgagttcaggaggactacttcagtcagagagcctggtggtagagggagcagacgcaacatgtcttctttgttgggagcttttggcagtaggaggaggtcctccagagatattccagcaggagccagcattcaggatttggatccacatgctttgcccagcaaggattcaaagcagcagagaattgacagtatgctgaaaaaagataagaagaaggatatgtggcgagctattggatcatggtttcatttcagccatattccagcaaatgcagcagccaATTCTTATtaccgatctgctatttcagccatagaagctgccggccagggtgtagatcctacaggacctaaggacatctatggtcagcttcttgacagcaataaggaggatctgcagagatggattgcttcttacaaaaataaatggcctacatacggtctgacagtgatgtgtgatggttggacaggtcctactaggcggagcatcattaattttttgacatactgtgatggaaaaatatttttttacaaatcaatcgatgcttcagataagatgcacgatgccacatatatccttggtctgatgaaggaggtgattgattcagtgggtgagcagcatgtcgtgcagatcatcacagataacggaccacaatataaggctgccgagagttgctga